Proteins from a single region of Apium graveolens cultivar Ventura chromosome 7, ASM990537v1, whole genome shotgun sequence:
- the LOC141671435 gene encoding CSC1-like protein ERD4 encodes MDLSSFLTSLATSFIIFLLLMLLFFWLSTKPGNNVVYYPNRILKGLDPYDAGYKTRNPFTWIQEAFSSTEKDVLCVSGVDSAVYFVFLATALGILVISGLVLLPLLLPLAVTDQGKSNETTSNGTFTDLDKLSMGNIKEKSNRLWAFVFAVYWVSFVTYYLLWRAYGHVSNLRAAALMSPEVKAEQFAVLVRDIPDPPADQTRKEQVDSYFKALYPDTFYRSMVITDNNKVNAIWQELEGYKKKLAHAEAVYAESKEKGKPDGKRPKNRTGFLGLIGAKVDTMDYCTEKINELITKLEDEQKAVLKEKQQASALIFFNSRLSAASAAQNLHARMDDTWTVVNAPEPRQVIWDNLTKQFYSRQIRQYMVYFIVFLTIAFYMIPIGLVSAFTTLENLKKLLPFIKPWVKKDALRTVLEAYLPQLALIVFLSMLPKLLLFLSKAEGIPSQSHVVRAASGKFFYFSVLNVFIGVTLGGTLFSTFKTIQKSPGDIIPLLAKSIPGNATFFLTFVALKFFVGYGFELSRLVPLIIYHLKRKYLCITEAELKEAWTPRDLNYGTRIPSDLLILTIVFCYSVIAPIIIPFGVIYFGVGWLVLRNQVLKVFVPSYESYGQMWPHIHTRIVAALILFQVTMFGYFGVNKFYYTPILIPLPFFSYIFTYVCSTKFYRSFHDTALEVAREDLKEGPNMEFVFKSFIPPSLAFEKLDDDQFEDAVSQISRTVSSA; translated from the exons ATGGATTTGAGCTCTTTCTTGACGTCCTTAGCGACGTCGTTTATCATTTTTCTGCTGCTCATGTTGTTGTTTTTTTGGTTATCTACAAAACCAGGGAACAATGTGGTTTATTATCCAAACAGGATCTTGAAGGGGTTGGATCCATATGATGCGGGGTATAAGACCCGTAACCCGTTTACTTGGATCCAAGAAGCATTTTCTTCTACCGAGAAAGATGTTTTATGTGTTTCTGGTGTTGATTCTGCTGTCTACTTTGTGTTTTTAGCTACTG CATTGGGAATATTGGTCATTTCTGGCCTTGTGCTACTACCTCTGCTTCTCCCACTAGCTGTTACAGATCAAGGGAAAAGCAACGAGACTACCAGCAATGGAACTTTTACCGACCTTGACAAATTATCTATGGGAAACATTAAA GAAAAAAGTAATCGGTTATGGGCATTTGTCTTTGCCGTCTATTGGGTTTCATTTGTAACATATTACTTATTGTGGCGGGCATATGGTCATGTATCTAATTTGAGAGCTGCTGCTCTAATGTCACCTGAAGTGAAAGCTGAGCAATTTGCTGTTCTAGTTAGAGACATACCTGATCCTCCTGCAGATCAGACTAGAAAGGAGCAAGTTGATTCATATTTTAAAGCACTTTATCCAGACACATTCTATAGATCAATGGTGATTACAGACAACAATAAG GTCAACGCTATATGGCAGGAGTTGGAAGGGTACAAAAAGAAGCTTGCACATGCTGAAGCTGTATATGCCGAGTCTAAAGAaaaaggaaagcctgatggaaaGAGGCCAAAGAACAGAACTGGTTTCCTTGGTCTCATTGGTGCTAAGGTAGATACAATGGACTACTGTACTGAAAAAATTAATGAGCTGATCACCAAATTAGAAGATGAACAGAAAGCGGTTCTTAAAGAGAAACAGCAAGCTTCTGCTCTTATTTTCTTCAACAGTAGACTAAGTGCAGCATCTGCAGCTCAGAACCTACATGCCCGCATGGATGACACATGGACTGTTGTAAATGCTCCTGAACCCCGTCAAGTTATATGGGATAATCTTACAAAACAGTTCTATAGTAGGCAGATAAGACAATATATGGTTTATTTCATTGTCTTTCTGACTATAGCATTCTACATGATTCCAATTGGCTTAGTTTCTGCATTTACAACTCTGGAAAACCTGAAAAAATTACTCCCATTTATAAAGCCATGGGTGAAGAAGGATGCACTTAGAACAGTGTTAGAAGCCTACCTTCCTCAGCTAGCACTTATTGTATTTCTTTCTATGCTTCCAAAATTGCTTTTATTTTTATCCAAGGCTGAGGGAATTCCTTCGCAAAGCCATGTTGTTAGGGCCGCTTCTGGAAAGTTTTTTTATTTCTCCGTGTTGAATGTTTTTATTGGTGTTACACTGGGTGGGACTCTTTTTAGTACATTCAAAACCATCCAGAAGAGTCCAGGCGATATTATTCCTCTACTAGCAAAAAGCATTCCCGGCAATGCAACATTCTTCTTGACTTTTGTGGCTCTCAA GTTCTTCGTCGGCTATGGGTTTGAGCTCTCCAGATTAGTTCCTTTAATCATATATCACCTGAAAAGGAAGTATTTATGTATAACTGAGGCCGAATTGAAGGAAGCTTGGACTCCTCGTGACCTTAATTATGGTACTAGAATTCCTAGCGATCTGCTTATTCTTACAATCGTCTTCTGCTATAGTGTTATTGCTCCTATTATTATTCCATTTGGGGTGATATACTTTGGCGTGGGTTGGCTCGTTCTTCGGAATCAG GTGCTAAAAGTCTTTGTTCCTTCGTATGAAAGCTACGGACAGATGTGGCCTCACATACATACTCGCATTGTAGCTGCCTTGATTTTATTCCAAGTCACAATGTTTGGTTACTTTGGAGTGAACAAGTTCTATTACACGCCAATTCTAATACCACTACCATTCTTTTCCTACATCTTTACATATGTTTGCTCAACGAAATTTTATAGATCATTCCACGACACAGCTTTGGAGGTTGCTCGGGAGGATCTGAAGGAAGGACCTAACATGGAATTTGTATTCAAATCATTTATTCCACCTTCTTTGGCTTTTGAGAAGTTGGACGATGATCAGTTTGAAGATGCTGTGTCACAAATTTCCAGAACTGTATCTTCTGCTTGA
- the LOC141673759 gene encoding phospholipase A1-Igamma1, chloroplastic produces MLHLRIEKPAPKNLSNMTSSHVDVEEKHDTPTLSPKEDISDKWRQIQGSSGWGDLLDPLHPCLRREILKYGEFAQATYDAFDFDSFSEYCGSCRFSRNNLFGKLGLDNHGYDVSKYIYAMSHVDVPQWLKKSHIMDSWSKDSNWMGYVAVSDDNESRRIGRRDVVVAWRGTVAPTEWYEDLQRKLEPIGEGEAKVEHRFLGIYKSKNESTRYNKSSASGQVIREVKKLVNLYKERGEEVRITITGHSLGGALAVLNAYETATLVPNVPITVVSFGAPRVGNIAFRDELHKKGVKTLRIVIKQDFVPRMPGIVLNESLQKFNDITGTLEWVYTHVGAELKLDVRASPYLKRGFNVLGYHSLETYLHLVDGFVSTKSSFRTEARRDVALVNKVCDMLVEELRIPHFWYQMANKGLVCNNHGRWVKPKRDPEDVPSPTTTSEGQHNVFSQIQSNLQGASIIHMVLESDCALVWYDT; encoded by the coding sequence ATGTTGCATCTTCGTATTGAGAAACCTGCACCAAAGAATTTAAGTAACATGACTAGTTCACATGTCGATGTTGAGGAGAAGCATGACACGCCAACTTTGTCACCTAAGGAAGATATTTCTGATAAGTGGCGCCAAATTCAAGGCTCTTCCGGTTGGGGAGATCTTCTTGATCCGTTACACCCGTGCCTTAGACGAGAAATTCTTAAATATGGGGAATTTGCACAAGCTACTTATGATGCTTTTGATTTTGATTCTTTTTCGGAGTATTGTGGAAGTTGTAGGTTTAGTCGTAACAATCTTTTTGGTAAATTAGGACTTGATAACCATGGTTACGATGTGTCTAAGTACATTTATGCGATGTCACACGTTGATGTTCCTCAGTGGCTAAAGAAATCTCACATAATGGATTCGTGGAGCAAAGACTCGAATTGGATGGGGTATGTTGCAGTGAGTGATGACAATGAATCTCGAAGAATTGGTAGAAGAGATGTAGTTGTCGCATGGCGTGGCACAGTGGCACCAACAGAGTGGTACGAAGATTTACAAAGAAAATTAGAGCCTATTGGAGAAGGGGAAGCAAAAGTTGAACATAGATTCCTTGGCATTTACAAATCCAAAAATGAGTCCACAAGGTATAACAAGTCAAGTGCCTCCGGGCAAGTCATTAGAGAAGTTAaaaagttagtcaatttgtacaAAGAAAGAGGGGAAGAAGTGAGAATTACCATTACCGGCCATAGTCTTGGTGGCGCATTGGCAGTACTAAACGCATATGAGACGGCGACTCTTGTACCTAATGTCCCCATCACCGTTGTTTCATTTGGTGCACCTAGAGTAGGAAATATTGCATTTAGAGATGAACTTCATAAAAAGGGGGTCAAAACATTACGAATTGTTATCAAGCAGGATTTTGTTCCTCGAATGCCTGGAATTGTGCTAAACGAAAGCTTACAGAAGTTTAATGATATAACCGGAACACTGGAGTGGGTTTACACACATGTTGGAGCTGAACTGAAGCTCGATGTTAGAGCTTCACCTTACCTTAAACGAGGATTCAACGTACTAGGGTATCATAGCCTAGAAACATACCTTCATCTGGTAGATGGATTTGTGAGCACAAAGTCCTCGTTCAGAACAGAGGCTCGAAGGGATGTTGCACTAGTAAACAAGGTGTGTGATATGCTTGTAGAAGAATTAAGGATTCCACATTTTTGGTATCAAATGGCTAACAAGGGATTAGTATGTAATAATCATGGAAGGTGGGTTAAACCCAAAAGGGACCCTGAAGATGTACCTTCACCTACTACTACTAGTGAAGGACAACATAATGTATTTAGTCAGATACAATCTAATTTACAAGGAGCTTCAATTATTCATATGGTACTTGAATCAGATTGTGCACTAGTTTGGTATGATACATAA
- the LOC141671436 gene encoding UDP-glycosyltransferase 91C1, with protein MEKNKVLHIVMFPWLAIGHLRPFLHLSKILAQKGHKIFFVSTPRNIQRLPKIPSNLVHLIDLVTLSLPEVENLSPHEESSMDIPNSKAQFLKIAFDLLKSDLLTFLETTRPKPDWILYDYASYWLPSLATELGISTAYLCLFSAAFMAFVGPPSYLISGKDGRSKGEDYTVVPKWVPIESDVAYRLHEIMKNVDGESGNESGTSDSVRFGVSIAECDLVLIRTSIEFEPEWFYLVCDLYKKPVVPVGLLPPCDNNTEFNDDDESSYIKEWLDKQKANSVLYAALGSEAVLSQEELSKLAHALERSGLPFFWVLREPPWSGNGSQLQLLPDGFIERVKSRGIVHVGWVPQVKILSHSAVGGFLTHCGWNSVIEALGCGRVLILFPVMNDQGINARILSGKKVGFEIPRNEKDGTFEIDTVADLLRMAMVSQEGESVRNNAKEMMELFGNGIRNEEYIENFASQLESIRASHSIVKEF; from the coding sequence ATGGAGAAAAACAAAGTTCTTCATATAGTAATGTTTCCATGGCTAGCCATAGGACATCTCAGACCTTTTCTTCACTTGTCCAAGATATTAGCACAAAAAGGTCATAAAATTTTCTTTGTTTCAACCCCAAGAAACATCCAAAGACTCCCAAAAATTCCCTCAAATTTAGTCCATCTCATTGATTTAGTCACCTTATCATTGCCTGAGGTTGAGAACTTATCTCCACATGAAGAATCTTCCATGGACATACCGAACTCGAAAGCGCAGTTCTTGAAAATAGCCTTCGATTTACTAAAATCAGATTTATTAACTTTTCTTGAAACTACAAGGCCAAAACCTGATTGGATACTCTATGACTATGCTTCTTATTGGTTACCTTCACTTGCAACTGAGCTTGGCATTTCAACAGCTTACTTATGCCTATTCAGTGCTGCTTTTATGGCTTTTGTTGGACCACCTTCATATTTGATCAGTGGGAAGGATGGAAGATCAAAAGGTGAGGATTATACTGTGGTGCCTAAATGGGTTCCAATTGAATCTGATGTCGCGTATCGCCTCCATGAAATCATGAAGAATGTTGATGGTGAATCTGGGAATGAATCAGGTACATCTGATTCTGTTAGATTTGGTGTTTCTATTGCTGAATGTGACCTGGTTTTGATTAGAACTAGTATCGAGTTTGAGCCTGAATGGTTCTATCTGGTTTGTGATCTTTACAAGAAACCAGTAGTGCCAGTTGGACTATTGCCACCATGTGATAATAATACTGAATTTAATGATGATGATGAATCGAGTTATATTAAGGAGTGGTTGGACAAGCAGAAGGCCAACAGCGTTTTATATGCTGCACTAGGGAGTGAGGCAGTGCTGAGTCAGGAAGAATTGAGTAAGCTGGCTCATGCATTGGAGCGCTCCGGGCTGCCCTTTTTTTGGGTCCTAAGAGAGCCTCCCTGGTCGGGGAATGGATCACAGCTACAACTACTTCCCGATGGGTTTATTGAACGAGTCAAAAGTCGAGGAATCGTTCATGTTGGATGGGTTCCACAAGTTAAGATACTAAGTCATTCAGCTGTTGGAGGTTTCTTGACTCATTGTGGTTGGAACTCAGTCATAGAGGCACTTGGATGTGGGCGAGTTTTAATACTTTTTCCAGTAATGAATGATCAAGGAATAAATGCTAGGATTTTGAGTGGAAAGAAAGTTGGTTTTGAAATTCCGAGGAACGAGAAAGATGGGACATTCGAAATTGACACAGTTGCAGATTTGTTGAGAATGGCTATGGTGAGTCAAGAGGGTGAATCAGTGAGGAACAATGCAAAAGAGATGATGGAATTGTTTGGAAATGGGATCAGGAATGAAGAATACATTGAAAATTTTGCATCACAACTTGAAAGTATTAGGGCCTCCCATTCAATAGTAAAAGAATTCTAA